A stretch of Oncorhynchus mykiss isolate Arlee chromosome 14, USDA_OmykA_1.1, whole genome shotgun sequence DNA encodes these proteins:
- the zbtb33 gene encoding transcriptional regulator Kaiso: MSGLKLISATDTRYSGTVLKSMNRQRNNGLFCDVTIIIQDRKFRAHKNILSASSTYFHQLFSVAGQVIELNFIKAEIFEEILNYIYSSKIVRVRSDMLKELINAGQMLGVKFIANLGVPLSQVKGLPGLSKDTENNEVSSVDKNSTEPTMPIITESFSLSAEEFNQTDRSTDQDSDDDIMFVSKTDAIKKCKPSEIIDLDAPETEEASVTKQPGEARPPALTKDQEKTVKAALHLNSSSQTLRDHSPLNIPMVSPDTSSNIPSSPAVASSCSTSTTPARIGTFIPKLHSTSLPSETPEIIGIHKKQVTLARKGNLKIKLSDVTSPGGFINEAGISIPQAAAAAKKTITLDKASELGSLSPGCKVYANIGENTYDIVPMKDDPGEGDSKNSRGAKRSLMATPLQPFNTSQLPQGASSKKKAKSEQEDHYELIMDGKTFFVCVVCKRPYVCLTSLRRHFNTHSWEKKYPCHYCDKVFALAEYRTKHEIHHTGERRYQCLLCNEMLINYQLLSTHCKQAHNQDPSGRKQKDDTDNNLYRLLPCKTVQFKTYSYETDGSDPGGVPIIQEDGSVQHINPGRGQPNPLPLQSTQGKMLNWDDIFVAPEAQPRPAAHAHRPGSHPIQPPPGSSEFEFVIPETY, from the coding sequence ATGTCGGGCCTAAAGCTGATCTCTGCAACTGACACCCGATATTCAGGAACGGTGCTGAAGTCGATGAATAGACAACGAAATAACGGATTGTTCTGCGACGTCACCATAATTATACAGGACCGTAAATTTCGAGCGCACAAAAACATATTGTCAGCGTCGAGTACTTATTTCCACCAACTCTTCTCAGTGGCTGGACAGGTGATTGAGTTGAATTTCATAAAGGCGGAAATCTTTGAGGAAATCCTGAATTACATTTACAGTTCCAAGATTGTCCGCGTTCGCTCTGACATGCTCAAGGAGCTTATCAATGCTGGGCAGATGTTGGGGGTGAAGTTCATTGCGAATCTAGGCGTACCGCTCTCACAAGTCAAGGGCCTACCTGGCCTGTCCAAAGACACGGAAAACAATGAGGTGAGCTCTGTGGACAAAAACAGTACAGAGCCAACGATGCCCATTATCACCGAGTCCTTTTCACTGTCTGCAGAGGAGTTCAACCAGACTGACCGAAGTACGGATCAGGACTCAGACGATGACATTATGTTTGTGTCCAAAACGGACGCCATCAAAAAATGCAAGCCCTCTGAAATCATTGATTTGGATGCACCCGAAACAGAGGAAGCCTCTGTGACAAAGCAACCGGGAGAGGCCAGACCCCCTGCTTTGACAAAGGACCAAGAGAAAACGGTCAAAGCAGCCCTGCACCTTAACAGCTCCTCTCAGACCCTGCGAGACCACAGTCCTCTGAACATCCCTATGGTGTCCCCTGACACCAGTTCCAATATTCCATCTTCACCTGCTGTAGCCTCGTCTTGCAGCACATCCACAACGCCAGCTAGAATTGGCACTTTCATCCCCAAACTCCACAGCACCTCCCTGCCCTCAGAAACCCCAGAGATAATAGGGATCCATAAGAAGCAGGTCACACTAGCTCGAAAGGGCAACTTAAAAATCAAGCTCTCGGATGTGACGTCACCAGGCGGATTCATCAATGAGGCAGGCATTAGCATTCCCCAAGCGGCTGCAGCTGCAAAAAAGACAATCACACTAGATAAGGCCTCAGAGCTCGGCTCACTTTCACCAGGCTGCAAGGTGTATGCCAATATCGGGGAGAACACATATGACATTGTCCCCATGAAGGACGATCCCGGGGAGGGAGATTCTAAAAACAGTAGAGGGGCAAAGAGGTCTCTGATGGCCACACCTCTTCAACCTTTCAACACCTCTCAACTGCCACAGGGTGCTTCGAGCAAGAAGAAGGCCAAAAGCGAGCAGGAAGATCACTATGAGCTCATCATGGACGGGAAGACCTTCTTTGTGTGCGTGGTCTGTAAGCGTCCCTACGTGTGCCTGACAAGCCTCCGGCGCCACTTCAACACCCACTCTTGGGAGAAGAAGTACCCATGCCACTACTGTGACAAGGTGTTCGCCCTGGCTGAGTACCGGACAAAACACGAGATCCACCACACGGGTGAGCGGAGGTACCAGTGCCTGCTGTGCAACGAGATGTTAATCAACTACCAGCTACTGTCAACTCACTGCAAACAGGCCCACAACCAAGACCCGTCTGGGAGGAAACAGAAGGACGACACCGACAACAACTTGTACCGCCTGCTCCCTTGCAAAACGGTGCAGTTCAAAACCTACTCATATGAGACGGACGGTTCAGATCCAGGAGGGGTCCCTATTATCCAAGAGGATGGGAGCGTCCAGCACATTAACCCTGGAAGGGGGCAGCCCAACCCACTACCGTTACAGTCCACCCAGGGCAAGATGTTAAACTGGGATGACATATTTGTGGCGCCTGAGGCACAGCCTCGACCAGCTGCGCACGCCCACCGACCAGGGAGCCACCCCATCCAACCTCCCCCAGGCTCGTCTGAGTTTGAGTTTGTCATACCAGAGACCTACTGA